The Sedimentisphaera salicampi genome includes a region encoding these proteins:
- a CDS encoding GxGYxYP domain-containing protein, with amino-acid sequence MRLISIALLFHFCCTFVSAVSSDIYPDSRIDSYDTKYLAKNWLYEQGRPVVEVLLNRGFELAGSDSAAPKHWYTNKNSNGQRQTEHCRSGDWGMLVRDEAVWTHIDQDIDFVDNSGDYLNVGGVKFTLTAHAKYTEPSYSKNAIIKIEFFEDNQKVGSEAEWFLSNQDEINLWKKGQLEAKAPEGTNLLRIQVMNGGTGSGNVYIDDVSVKYPGRLFADINCDQKVDLLDFARFSKDWHKKVLVNAGFERGDFENAHYWKQAENVLRSDEKQHTGEWLMKITAPPGNSGQFRIAGQWFYNKFPGGSEITARTYACGDSERQAALKLQLFEAGGERISTVTQSFTPTSSFEPYSLMTQVPSERNVDTVKFELLVENGIQNDAVVYFDDAAIENNGIATANSPFPEDGGCINKTSEILSWEEGSNPTDYFHIYFGTDKNEVKNADTSSKQYQTQKPADQNSWQSPFLQKGESYYWRIDEIKNGELTKGKVWSFTVRPITAWGFEPANERLYPVAESGDIILKWRSGYYADGHEIYFGTDYDSVSGADKSSPEYLGHQELDNTSVQINGLNPDSTYYWRVDQVSSTLNSTWKGEILSFNVSSDWLLDWNSARLNYFEQKLAMAVQGLMNRTDARLFCNTRSTWYYPQADSEWINYLENEKGFNFAQIKSLNQLIELASEEGVINGLVLYNPYIADLAEMQMAQTLAGKENLLPVTPSMLNYRTPGLAKGNELCFENLTVVYDFRGNWRSEHQARRWALDNLIEGTDRKTAFSDINFFSWDDARWSSADFGIKNGSYFCQVKHQGPQRDITDEILDYVDSPATFYGTWDFEYEWQTAQALSDKGCGWILTGGASNLSFWASVPVEKPADRYLRQPEKGLTLDGNKYYVLFQVSEGDTPKAQTGFMGPRAPWLDSTRGQVPIAWGMQASASEQWPAIHEYYKSTASPRDSFFAGPSGAFYAFFNRLPNL; translated from the coding sequence ATGCGTTTGATAAGCATTGCTTTATTATTTCATTTCTGTTGTACATTTGTTTCAGCAGTTTCAAGTGATATTTATCCAGACAGCCGGATCGATTCTTATGACACGAAATATTTGGCCAAGAACTGGCTCTATGAGCAGGGCAGGCCGGTCGTTGAAGTATTGCTGAACAGGGGTTTTGAGCTGGCTGGCAGTGATTCGGCGGCTCCCAAACACTGGTACACCAACAAAAATTCTAACGGCCAAAGGCAAACAGAGCATTGTCGAAGCGGAGATTGGGGGATGCTCGTTAGAGATGAAGCTGTATGGACTCACATAGATCAGGATATAGATTTTGTTGATAATTCCGGTGATTACTTAAATGTAGGTGGCGTAAAATTTACTCTCACGGCACACGCGAAATATACAGAACCTTCATACAGCAAAAATGCTATTATAAAAATTGAGTTTTTCGAAGATAACCAGAAAGTTGGGAGCGAAGCTGAATGGTTCTTGTCAAATCAGGATGAAATAAACCTTTGGAAGAAAGGTCAGCTTGAAGCTAAAGCTCCAGAAGGAACTAATCTTTTGCGTATTCAGGTTATGAATGGAGGCACTGGATCAGGTAATGTTTACATCGATGATGTTTCTGTTAAATATCCGGGAAGGCTTTTTGCTGATATAAACTGTGATCAGAAAGTTGATCTGCTCGATTTCGCACGATTTTCGAAGGACTGGCATAAGAAAGTTTTAGTAAACGCAGGCTTTGAAAGAGGGGATTTTGAGAACGCTCATTACTGGAAGCAGGCGGAAAATGTTCTCCGCAGTGATGAAAAACAGCATACGGGTGAATGGTTGATGAAGATAACTGCTCCCCCAGGCAACTCTGGCCAATTCAGAATAGCTGGTCAATGGTTTTACAACAAATTCCCTGGAGGTAGTGAAATTACGGCCCGTACATACGCCTGCGGAGATTCTGAAAGGCAGGCTGCCTTAAAACTTCAGCTCTTTGAGGCAGGCGGCGAAAGAATAAGCACTGTTACTCAGTCCTTTACTCCAACTTCATCGTTTGAGCCCTACTCCCTGATGACTCAGGTGCCTTCAGAAAGAAATGTTGACACTGTTAAATTTGAGCTTCTTGTTGAAAATGGAATTCAAAACGATGCTGTAGTTTATTTCGATGATGCTGCAATTGAAAATAATGGCATTGCAACTGCTAACAGTCCTTTCCCTGAGGATGGAGGGTGCATTAACAAAACCAGCGAAATTCTAAGCTGGGAAGAGGGGAGCAACCCAACAGATTATTTTCATATTTATTTTGGCACTGATAAAAATGAGGTTAAAAATGCTGACACATCTTCTAAGCAGTACCAAACACAGAAACCTGCAGATCAGAACTCCTGGCAGAGCCCATTTCTGCAAAAAGGGGAATCCTACTATTGGCGAATAGATGAAATCAAAAACGGCGAATTGACAAAAGGCAAGGTCTGGTCGTTTACTGTAAGGCCTATAACTGCTTGGGGCTTTGAACCTGCCAATGAACGACTTTATCCGGTTGCCGAAAGCGGGGATATTATATTGAAATGGCGGTCTGGTTACTATGCAGACGGGCATGAAATCTATTTTGGTACTGATTATGATTCGGTAAGCGGTGCGGATAAATCAAGCCCTGAATATTTGGGGCACCAAGAATTAGACAACACCTCTGTGCAGATTAACGGACTGAATCCAGACAGCACCTACTACTGGAGAGTAGATCAAGTCAGCAGCACCTTAAACAGCACATGGAAAGGAGAAATCCTAAGCTTCAATGTGAGCAGTGATTGGCTCTTAGATTGGAATTCCGCTCGTCTTAACTACTTTGAGCAGAAGCTTGCAATGGCTGTTCAGGGATTGATGAACAGAACAGACGCAAGGTTGTTCTGCAACACACGCTCAACTTGGTATTATCCTCAGGCTGACAGCGAATGGATTAATTATCTGGAAAATGAGAAAGGATTCAATTTTGCTCAAATCAAGTCGCTCAATCAGTTAATTGAACTCGCCTCAGAAGAGGGAGTTATAAACGGGCTTGTTTTATACAATCCGTACATAGCCGATCTGGCCGAAATGCAGATGGCTCAGACATTAGCAGGAAAAGAAAACCTCCTTCCTGTTACTCCCTCTATGCTGAACTATAGGACCCCGGGATTAGCTAAAGGGAATGAACTATGCTTCGAAAATCTGACAGTTGTTTATGACTTTCGCGGGAACTGGCGCAGCGAACATCAGGCAAGACGCTGGGCGCTGGATAATCTGATAGAAGGAACAGACCGCAAGACTGCATTTTCAGATATAAATTTTTTCAGCTGGGATGATGCCAGATGGTCTTCTGCAGATTTTGGAATAAAAAATGGAAGTTATTTCTGTCAGGTAAAACATCAGGGCCCTCAAAGGGATATAACTGATGAAATACTTGATTATGTGGATTCGCCGGCAACATTTTATGGAACTTGGGATTTCGAATATGAATGGCAAACTGCCCAGGCTCTTTCCGATAAAGGATGCGGATGGATATTGACAGGAGGGGCAAGCAATCTGAGTTTCTGGGCATCTGTGCCGGTTGAAAAGCCTGCCGACAGATACCTCAGGCAGCCGGAGAAAGGTCTAACCTTAGATGGAAACAAATATTATGTGCTGTTTCAGGTAAGCGAGGGTGATACTCCCAAAGCCCAAACGGGATTTATGGGGCCTAGGGCCCCTTGGCTGGATTCCACAAGGGGGCAGGTTCCGATTGCGTGGGGTATGCAGGCTTCAGCTTCAGAGCAGTGGCCTGCGATACATGAGTATTATAAGTCCACAGCTTCTCCGAGAGATTCTTTCTTTGCTGGGCCTTCTGGGGCATTTTATGCCTTCTTTAACAGGCTTCCAAACCTGTAG
- a CDS encoding XylR family transcriptional regulator, with protein sequence MPASKKVILFIDTSHAYARGLLEGIANYSGLFGPWMFYTSLGQKGQTHRKLKQWNADGIIIRETHDQEILEKLLSLQLPTIIAPHSQRQISGLPNIIGDGLGAGKIAAEYLLDRGFRKFAFCGMSNSYWSDDRFKGFEHVIKQSGLDVQNFTLKNEFTEKSEKKITEWLLSLPKPNGMLACNDEKAHYIVELCNNAGINVPDEIAVLGIDNDQLVCSLTKPALSSVAINQKKAGFEAAKLLDRLMSGEYPEKQTIIASAVRVITRGSTDVIAVDDADVSKAVKYIRENAQNPIQVTDVLENASFIGRRALEKKFRKHLNRTIYEEIKKVRIKYISDMLLDSNFSVYQIAIKFGYSSPAHIARYFRQATGVNPEDFRKSNSELKAKP encoded by the coding sequence ATGCCTGCTTCAAAAAAAGTAATCTTGTTTATAGATACCTCTCATGCCTATGCCAGAGGACTGCTGGAGGGGATAGCGAATTATTCGGGCTTATTTGGCCCTTGGATGTTTTACACAAGCCTGGGACAGAAAGGGCAAACTCACCGGAAGCTCAAACAATGGAACGCAGATGGGATAATTATCAGAGAAACGCACGATCAGGAAATATTAGAAAAACTGCTTTCTCTTCAATTGCCAACTATCATAGCTCCCCATTCTCAAAGGCAGATTTCAGGCTTGCCTAATATTATTGGCGATGGTCTGGGCGCGGGGAAAATTGCCGCAGAATATCTGCTTGACAGAGGTTTCAGAAAATTTGCATTTTGCGGTATGAGCAACAGTTACTGGTCGGACGACAGGTTCAAGGGGTTTGAGCACGTCATAAAGCAAAGCGGCCTTGATGTGCAGAATTTTACCCTCAAAAATGAATTTACAGAAAAAAGTGAAAAGAAAATTACAGAATGGCTTTTAAGCCTCCCCAAGCCTAATGGGATGCTTGCCTGCAACGACGAAAAGGCACATTATATAGTTGAATTGTGCAACAACGCCGGCATTAATGTCCCGGATGAGATTGCTGTTTTGGGAATTGATAACGATCAGTTAGTATGCAGTCTCACCAAACCCGCACTCTCAAGTGTAGCTATAAATCAGAAAAAAGCGGGTTTCGAAGCGGCAAAGCTCCTTGACCGGCTGATGTCAGGGGAATATCCTGAAAAACAAACAATAATTGCAAGTGCAGTTAGGGTTATTACAAGAGGATCTACGGATGTAATAGCAGTAGATGACGCGGATGTTTCAAAAGCAGTTAAATACATAAGGGAAAATGCCCAAAATCCAATTCAAGTTACAGATGTATTAGAAAACGCATCTTTTATAGGCAGGCGTGCCCTTGAGAAAAAATTCAGAAAACATCTTAACCGTACAATTTATGAGGAAATAAAAAAAGTACGCATTAAATACATTAGCGATATGCTTTTGGATTCTAATTTTTCAGTCTATCAGATAGCTATAAAATTTGGGTATTCATCTCCAGCGCACATCGCAAGATACTTTAGACAGGCAACGGGGGTAAATCCCGAGGATTTCCGAAAATCTAATTCAGAACTAAAAGCAAAACCTTAA
- a CDS encoding PEP-CTERM sorting domain-containing protein, whose translation MKMGSLQKSFGLMLAVLAAFAFSASANFIMNPGFETEDKNGVDDAKYWFDDDGIKGQRTDSVSMTGDWAMEVFDSGTWIPVSQWVDITDGEGNLIDAGGMEFEISAWALYTDPDFSRTGILKAEFWGSGSKLGQEDTWFLNNNDPIDTWKQGVINATAPSGTNKIKLQFMNGTSGSGSIYFDDGNVSVVPEPATFAVLGIGALFMRRKKQNYQIR comes from the coding sequence ATGAAAATGGGCAGCCTTCAAAAAAGTTTCGGTTTAATGTTGGCAGTTTTGGCAGCATTCGCGTTCTCTGCTTCAGCCAATTTTATAATGAATCCAGGTTTTGAAACTGAGGACAAAAACGGAGTTGATGATGCTAAATACTGGTTCGATGACGATGGAATCAAGGGGCAAAGAACAGATTCTGTTTCTATGACAGGAGACTGGGCTATGGAGGTTTTTGATTCTGGCACTTGGATACCGGTTTCACAGTGGGTAGATATTACAGACGGTGAAGGCAATCTGATTGATGCGGGCGGAATGGAATTCGAAATATCAGCATGGGCATTATACACCGACCCCGATTTTTCAAGAACAGGTATTTTAAAAGCCGAATTTTGGGGTTCAGGGTCTAAGCTTGGTCAGGAAGATACTTGGTTTTTGAACAACAATGATCCAATTGATACATGGAAGCAGGGAGTTATAAATGCGACAGCCCCTTCAGGTACAAACAAAATAAAGCTTCAGTTTATGAACGGAACCAGCGGTAGCGGAAGCATTTATTTTGATGATGGGAATGTTTCGGTTGTCCCTGAACCTGCAACTTTTGCGGTACTCGGAATAGGCGCACTTTTCATGCGAAGAAAAAAACAGAACTATCAAATAAGGTAA